The region CAGACGCGCATTCGACCGCCATCGACTGCGACAACGTGCTGCTGCGCTCGGACAGTGCCGACATGCAGGTGGTGGGCATCGGGCTCAAGGACACAATGGTCGTCGCCACCTCGGACGCGGTGCTGGTCGCGCCGATGGACCGGGCGCAGGATGTCAAGCACGCGGTCGCGGCGCTGAAGGGGCAGGGGCGCAAGCAGGCGGTGGCCTTCCCGCGCGATCACCGGCCCTGGGGCTGGTTCGAGACGCTGGCGCTGGCCGACCGCTTTCAGGTCAAGCGCATCGTGGTCAAGCCCGGTGCAGCCCTGTCGCTGCAAAGCCATGTGCATCGGTCCGAGCACTGGATCGTCGTCAGCGGCACGGCCAAGGTGACGGTCGATGACACGGTGACGCTGGTGACCGAGAACCAGTCGATCTATGTGCCGCTTGGCGCGGTGCACCGGATGGAGAACCCCGGCAAGGTGCCGATGGTGCTGATCGAGGTGCAGACCGGCGTCTACCTGGGCGAGGATGACATCATCCGCTACGAGGATGTCTATGCCCGCCAGACGGGCGATTGATGCGCGTCCTCTTGACCGGCGGGTCGGGGATGCTGGGCCAGTCGCTGCTGCGGCTGGCGCCCGAGATCGCTCCTGACCTGACCCTGATCGCGCCCTCGCGCGCCGATCTGCCGCTGACCGACCGGGCTGCCGTGGCGCGCTGGTTTGCCGAGAACCCGGTCGATGCGGTCATCCATGCGGCGGCGCGGGTGGGCGGCATACAGGCCAATATCGCCGATCCGGTGGGTTTCCTGTCCGAGAACCTCGTGATGAACGAGGCCGTCATCATGGGCGCGCACCAGGCGGGCGTCGGGCGGCTGGTTTTCCTGGGCTCGTCCTGCATGTATCCCCGCGATCACCGCCAGCCGCTGGTCGAGGAAGACGTTCTCGCCGCGCCGCTGGAGCCGACGAACGAGGGTTATGCGCTGTCCAAGATCACCGGTGCGCGGCTTTGCGATTATATCAGCCGGCAAGTGCCAGACCGGGCCTATCGCACGCTGATCCCCTGCAACCTCTTCGGCACCGGCGATCACTTCGGCAGCGCCGCTTCGCATCTGATCGCGGCGATCATCACCAAGGTGGTGGACGCGCGGAATGAGGGCGCGGGCGAGGTGGAGATCTGGGGCACGGGCCGGGCGCGGCGCGAGTTTCTGGACGTGGATCACCTGTCCCGCTTCATCCTGACGCGCCTGCCCGACCTCGAGGCGCTTCCGTGGCTCTTGAACATCGGGGCCGGGCGGGATCATTCGGTCGATGACTACTACCGTATGGTGGCGGGTCTGGCCGGGTGGCAGGGACGGTTCGTCCATGACGAGACGAAGCCCGAGGGGATGATGGCAAAGCTCATGTCCTCGGCCAAAGCCGAGGCGATCGGCTATGCCCCGCCGGGCGACATCACCCCCGACCTCGCCCGCGCCATCGCGGCCTATGAGAGCCGGAAGGCCGGATAGGGCGCTCAGCCCGCCTCGTTCAGCGCCGCGAAGCTCGTCCCGTCCTTCGCCATGCGTGCGAGCAATGGCGGCACCGTCCAGAATTGCGGGTCTACCTTGGCATATTCCTCGATCCGCCGCACCAGTTCCGCCGCCCCGATGGTATCGGCATGGAACATCGGGCCGCCCAGATGGCGCGGGAAGCCATAGCCGAACAGGAACACCGCATCGATATCGACGGGGCGGCGGGCAATGCCCTCCTCCAGCACCCGCGCGCCCTCGGCGATCATCGCGGTCAGGTAGCGGTCGCGGACCTCCTGATCGGTCAGCGCGCGCGGCGTGGCCTTCGCCTCGGCCCGGGCCGCGTCGATCAGCGCCGGCAGCTCGGGATTGGGTACCGGCGTTTCGCCCGCATGGTCGTAATAGCCGCGCCCGGTCTTTCGCCCGAGCCAGCCCTTGTCATAGAGTTTGTCGGCCAGCGTCGAATAGCGTTCATCCGCCGGGCGGGTCGCATCGTGGCGGCGGCGGCTGGCCCAGGCAATGTCGAGCCCGGCCAGGTCGCCCATCTCGAAGGGTCCCATCGCCATGCCGAAGGCGCGGATCGCGCGGTCGACCTGTTCGGGCGTGGCGCCATCAAGCACGAGGTTCTCGGCGGCGCGGCGATAGGCCGACAGGATGCGGTTGCCGATGAACCCGTCGCAGACCCCGGCGCGCACGCCAATCTTGCCCAATCGTTTCGCCAGCGCAAACCCGGTGGCCACCACATCGGGCGCGGTCT is a window of Paracoccus zhejiangensis DNA encoding:
- a CDS encoding NAD-dependent epimerase/dehydratase family protein, which codes for MRVLLTGGSGMLGQSLLRLAPEIAPDLTLIAPSRADLPLTDRAAVARWFAENPVDAVIHAAARVGGIQANIADPVGFLSENLVMNEAVIMGAHQAGVGRLVFLGSSCMYPRDHRQPLVEEDVLAAPLEPTNEGYALSKITGARLCDYISRQVPDRAYRTLIPCNLFGTGDHFGSAASHLIAAIITKVVDARNEGAGEVEIWGTGRARREFLDVDHLSRFILTRLPDLEALPWLLNIGAGRDHSVDDYYRMVAGLAGWQGRFVHDETKPEGMMAKLMSSAKAEAIGYAPPGDITPDLARAIAAYESRKAG